GCCGATATGGAGGAGATGAATTTATTTTGTGCATTAAAAATGTAGAAAAAAAGAATCTTTATACAATCACAAAAAAAATCGACACTCTCCTATCAAAACCGATCCATTATAGAAATAGAGAGTTTTCAGTGAGTGCAGCAATAGGTGTATCACTGTTTCCAGATGACGGGGAAAATATCGAAAAACTGATTGAAATTACAGATAAGAGGATGTATGAAAACAAAAAGAGTTTGAAAGGCCAAAGAGATTAGACTCTTTGACCATTCACATAGACGACAACTTGATCGCCTTCGGCATCAAACTTGACGTTATCGCCCTCTTTGACTTTATCTTCCAAGATAAGCTCAGCCAATGTATCTTCAACGATTTCATATAGTGCTCGTTTAAGTGGTCTAGCTCCATAAACAGGATCAAAACCAGCTTTTGCCACAAGTTTTTTCGCACTCTCGGTAAGCTCGATTTTGATATCTCGCTCTTTAAGTTTCTCTTGAATACGAGCAAACATGATATCCACAATTTTGACAATTTCTTGCTCACCAAGAGGATTGAATATCACGATATCATCAAGTCGGTTCAAGAATTCAGGTTTAAAATAGCGTTTCAATTCATCTTTGACCGCTTTTTCTCTATCTTCAGGATCTTTAAATTCCATAATTTTATCACTAGCAATGTTGCTTGTCATGATGATGATAGTGTTTCTAAAATCGACTGTTACACCTTTATTGTCAGTAAGTCGTCCATCATCAAGCACTTGTAAAAGAATGTTAAATACATCTGGATGCGCTTTTTCGATCTCGTCAAAAAGCACGACGCTGTATGGTTTTCTTCGAACCGCTTCAGTAAGTTGACCACCCTCTTCATATCCAACATATCCAGGAGGCGCACCAACAAGTCGGCTCACCGCATGTTTTTCCATATATTCACTCATATCAATTCGTATAAGCGATTTTTCTGTATCGAACAGGAATCTCGCCAGTGTTTTAGCTGTCTCGGTCTTACCAACTCCGGTAGGTCCCAAGAACATAAAACTGCCAATCGGTCTGTTGGTATCAGACAGCCCCGCTTTGTTTCGCTTGATCGCTCTTGCCACCGCTTTGATGGCTGCATCTTGTCCAACCACATATTTTTTAAGTTCATCTTCAACATGCAAGATTTTCTCTTTTTCGCTTTGAAGCATTTTTGTAACCGGAATACCAGTCCATTTGCTCACGATCTTGGCGATCATCTCTTCATCAACGGCATTTTTCAAAAGCGTTCCAGCTTCTTGCATTCGATTCCACTGCTCATTAAGCTCAGCTAGCTTTTGCTCCATTTGTGGAATCTGACCATATTCGATTTCAGCTGCTTTGTTATAGTCACCTTCTCGTTTTGCTTTTTCGGCTTCTGCTTTGAGTCGCTCGATTTTCTCTTTAATTTCGGCAATCTCTTTGAAAATCTTTTTCTCTGTTTCAAATTGTGATTCAAGCGCTCGTTTTTTCTCTTCCAAATCAGCCAATTCTTTTTCTATTTCTGCAAGACGCTCTTCATTTTTCTTGCTTTTTTCCATCAAAAGCGCTTCTTTTTCAACAAGAAGTTGTTGAATTTCTCGTTTTACTTTGCTTAGTTCAAAAGGTTCAGATTCGATTTGCATTTTTAGTTCTGCCGCTGCTTCATCGATCAAGTCGATTGCCTTATCCGGTAAATATCTGTCTGTAATATATCTGCTTGAAAGTTTCACAGCAGCTACTAAAGCACTATCTAAGATCTGTACATTGTGATGCGCTTCGAGTCGCTCTCTCAGTCCTCTTAAAATCTGCAACGCTTCATTGATACTCGGTTCTTCAACTTTGACCGGTTGAAACCTTCTTTGCAGCGCTGCATCTTTTTCAAAATATTTTCTATACTCTTTGAGTGTTGTCGCACCAATTGTATGGAGTTCACCTCGTGCCAGGGCTGGCTTTAGGATGTTTGCAGCATCCATACTTCCTTCACTAGCACCCGCTCCAACTATTGTATGAATCTCATCAATAAATAGGATAATATTCCCTGCATTTTTCACTTCATCAATCACAGCTTTGAGTCGATCTTCAAATTCACCTCGATATTTTGCACCAGCTACAAGGGAAGTCATATCAAGAGCTATAACTCGTTTGTTTTGCAAACTCAAAGGAACTTCATGGTTGATAATTCTTTGAGCTAGTCCCTCTACAATAGCAGTTTTACCAACACCAGGCTCACCTAGCAAGATTGGGTTGTTTTTTGTTTTTCGAATCAAAATCTGCATTACTCTATGGATCTCTTCATCCCGCCCAATAACTGGATCAAGTTCACCTTCAGCAGCTTTTTTCGTCAAATCAATTCCATACTTTTCTAAAGCCTCAAGAGTTTCATCTGCTGTTTGGGATTCGATTTTTTTACCACCACGAATGGATTCAAGTGTCTTTTTAAGCTCAAAAAGATCTACATACTTTCCAAGGACTTCTTTAAATACCGGATCATCCGTATTGGCTTCTATCCAGGTATCAACGGCTAGGTACTGATCGCCATTTCGAACCATCAAACCTTCGGCTTTTTGAAGGCTTTCAGCAAGGTTCCTAGAAATTTTTATGCTCTCTTTTGTGATAGAAGAGACTTTAGGCAGTCTATCAGCTACACTTTTTACTTCAAGCTCCATCGGAGTTTTATCCACTCCCATTTTGTTGAGCGCTTGATTAAGAATTGAACCTGAATCTGTCAGAAGTGCCCATAGTACATGAACGACATCAACTTCAGGGTTTTTGTTGTGCAAAGCAAGACTGACAGCACTATCTAAAGTCTCCGTCATTTTATGTGTCAATTTTTCGAAAATATTGCTCATATTTTCTCCTTTCAAAATTTATTCTCATTTAATTATATAATCTTAGTCAATTATTGTCAAATAAATTGATTATTGTTGACATATATTGTTTAAAACCGCTTTTATACACTCCAATCATAGCAAACTTTTTCTATCAATAGTGATACTAAAGTTGCATTTGTTATTTAGCCAACTTTTAGTAATGATTCCTTATAATATTGCACCATTATATCAGCCTATACAAGGGAATAGATGAAAAAAAGCAAATCATTTTACGCAGGTCTCTGTGTGGCTCTTTTGCTAAGTACAAGCTCCATGCTTGCAAAAAGCAGTTACGATGACAACTTGACAGCAAAACTGCAAGCTGTTGCCAAATTCACAAAAGTCGTCAATACTGTAGAACGATACTATGTCGATCCGCTCAATATCGAAGAGATCATCAACAAAGCGATTGCCGGTCTTTTGAGCAATCTCGACGCTCATTCAGCATATCTGGACAAAAAACATTATAAAGAACTCCAGATCCAAACACGGGGAGAATTTGGTGGACTTGGCATTACAGTTGGCATGAGAGACGGAGCACTTACCGTTATAGCTCCACTTGAGGGAACTCCCGCAGATAAAGCCGGACTCAAAGCCGGTGACATCATTTTAAAAATCAACGATAAATCCACGTTGGATATGACACTCGATGAAGCTGTCAATCTCATGCGGGGCAAACCTGGAACAAAAATCAAACTCACGATCTTTCGAAAAGGAGCTGCGAAGCCTTTTGTCGTTGAAATCACCCGAGCTATTATCAAAGTGCAATCAGTTTATGCAAAGCACATCATAAAGCCCGAATATCTCTATCTTCGAATCACAAATTTTGATAAAAAAGTGGTACATGATGTCAAAAAACATCTCAAAGCTAATCCACAAACTAAAGGGATAGTGATTGATCTACGAAACAATCCGGGTGGTCTCCTTGATCAAGCGGTAGGACTGTCCGATCTTTTTATAGACAAAGGAGTGATCGTATCACAAAAGGGACGTATTCAATCCGAAAACAGAGTCTATAAAGCACACTCTGCGGGAACAATAAAAAATATACCCATTGTCGTTCTTGTCAATGGTGGAAGTGCCAGTGCCAGCGAAATCGTCAGCGGTGCGTTACAGGATCACCACAGGGCTGTAATCGTCGGTGAAAAAACATTTGGAAAAGGAAGCGTGCAGGTTATCTTGCCAATCGATAAAGATGAGGCGATCAAACTTACCATAGCAAGATACTACCTCCCGAGTGGAAGAACCATTCAGGCAAAAGGCATCACACCAGATGTGACCGTATATCCTGGAAAAGTGGAGAAAAAAGAAGACGAGTTTATGATCAAAGAGGCTGAACTCAAAGCACATCTCAAGAGTGAACTAGAAAAGATAGAAGGGAAAAAACCAAAAAAAGAGACAAAAAAAGAGCAAAAAAATCTCATTGATGAAAAAGCATTGTACGATGACGCACAGCTAAAAGAGGGATATGATATTTTAAAAGCACTGATTATCGCTAAGGAGCATAGATGAAAAAAACCCAACTCTTATACGAAGGCAAAGCAAAAAAGATCTGGAAAACAGATGATGAAAATCTTTTGATTGCCGAATTTAAAGACTCATTGACTGCATTTGATGCACAAAAAAAATCGGAAGAAGCCGGCAAAGGTGCACTCAATTGCAAAATTAGCGCCAATCTTTTTAAATTGTTAGAAGAGCAAGGCATCAAAACCCATTTCGTTGAATGCATAAGTGAAAATGAAATGGTCATTAAAAAAGCAGAAATGATTATGATTGAAGTGGTTGTTCGTAACATTGCTACCGGATCGTTGACAAAAAGACTCGGGATTGCTGATGGTACAAAACTACCTTTTGCTTTAGTAGAATTTTATTACAAAAATGATGCTTTACATGATCCATTGATCAATGATGAGCATGCGCTCATTTTGGAACTTGTGGAGCACGAAAGTGAACTGGAAGAGTTAAAACGGCTCGGTCGAGAGATCAATGTGGTTCTCAAAAGTTTTTTTGATAAAGCAAATCTCAATCTTGTCGATTTTAAAGTAGAGTTTGGAAAAGATAGCGAAGGCAATATTATTCTCGCAGATGAGATCAGTCCGGACAGTTGTCGATTCTGGGACAAAACAAGCGGTGAAAAACTGGACAAGGATCTTTTCAGACACGATCTTGGCAATGTGAAAGTCGCATATGAAGAGGTACTAAATAGAATAACAAAGGTGATGCAATGAAAGCAGTAGTTAATATCTATCTTAAAGAAGGTGTTCTTGATCCTCAAGGAAAAGCTGTTCATCATGCGCTGCAACAGCTCGGTTTTCAAAATGTGGAGGATGTTCGTGTGGGAAAACAGATCGTATTACAGCTCTCAGGTGCAATGAGTGAAGAGGAGGCAAAGAAAGAGGTTGAGCAGATGTGTGAAAAACTGCTCGCGAATACTGTTATAGAAGATTACAATATAGAGATTGTACGATGAAAGTTGCGATCATACGATTTCCGGGAACCAACTGCGAGTTTGATACAGATTATGCATTCTCAAGAATCGGTGCACAGACTCACATCGTCTGGCATAAAAATGATGCACTGCCCAAAAACAGTGATCTTGTTGTTCTACCGGGTGGATTTAGTTATGGAGACTATCTAAGAAGTGGTGCGATTGCACGATTCAGCCCTATTATGAAAGCAGTAGTTGAATTCGTAAAAAGAGGTGGTTATGTTCTTGGAATTTGCAACGGATTTCAAATCCTTTTGGAGTCTCATCTTTTGCCTGGAGCGATGAAGCGAAATGAAAATCTGCATTTCATATCCAAATTTCAACATATTAAAGTTATCGAAAACAACAATGCATTTTTAAAAAAGCTCAAAAAAGGCGATATACTCAACATTCCAATCGCGCATGCTGAAGGAAACTATTATGTTGAGCCTGAAAGACTGAAACGAATGTATGATAATCAACAGGTACTTTTGCAATATTGCGATAAAGATGGTAATTATGACAATCCAAATGGCAGTATTGACGCAATTGCTGGTATCTGTAACGAAACGAAAAACGTTTTTGGACTTATGCCCCATCCGGAACGCGCTTGCGAAAAAATTCTCGGAAGTGATGATGGAATAAAAATGATAGAAGGATTTCTCCATTAAACGACTCATTATTATTTTGGGTCTTCTTTTCTTTCATCTTCATGCCGCCACCTCATTGGCAAAATGGGATAAAATTCCTGACTCCCTGTTTATCGGGGAGATCTTTCCAGTCACGATCAAGTTTTTTATTCCGGGATTGACAGCAGAAGATCAAATTCCGATAACATTTGAAAACGGACTCAATCTCCAAGTTCGTTATGCCGGTGAACCTTTACAGATAGTTGATGGATATGCTGTTAAAAAAATCTTTTTCAAAGTCACCGGCATGCCTGCAAAACTGCCTGATATCCTTTTCTCATTTGAGGAGATTCAACAAAGACTTACAGGTTTACCTCTCCAAGTCAAACAGCTCAATGCACCGGAAAATTTTTGCCAAGTGTTAGCCAAAAGACTCGAGATAAAGGAGTTTGATTCTGTTCAGTATGACAGTACATCTAATCTCGTTTTGATGCGCATCGTCGGATTGTACGCAAATCTTGAAGATTTTAAGCTTCCTTTTGCAAAACTTCAAAAAATCAAAGAGACTAATGAGTCCTTTCCTGTTACAGATATTCTTTATTATGCTATATTGCCTTCACATTTTTCCCAGCTCAGATTTAGCTACTTTGACCCCGACACAAGAGAGTTTAAACTGGTAAGTATTCCTATCATTGTGAAAGATGAGATTGTCAGCACCCAATCAGATATTAATCCCACTGAAGACAAAAGCCGCTACACGAAAATCGGCATCTTTGCATTTTTAGGCATACTTTTTTTACTCTATGGAATATGGAAAAGAGGTTATTTGTGGATTTTTATAGCTGTTATAATGCTGGGATATGCGGGATATTTGTTGATCCCAGCAAAAAAAGTATGTGTAAAAAAGGGAAGCAAAATCTATATACTACCTACTAAACAGAGTACCATTTTTAAAATCAATCGCAAACAAAACAGTTTTTTTAAACTCAATGAAGCAAACGGTTATATTAAGATAATGCTACCAGATAAAAAGATAGGATGGGTAAGAAAAGATGATATTTGCAAAAATTAGAGGTTTATATGCTGCTTTCGTAATTGTAATACTGGTCACTCTCAATATATTTACATTTTTAATTTTCCCAAAAAAACAGTACAAATCTATAAAACGATTCTATACAAAAGCGATCCTTTTTCTTCTTGGTATTCATGTCATTACCGAAGGAAAACCAGATCCCGAAGCAAAAATGATTATCATGAATCATTCGAGCCTTATCGATATTCCAGTCATTGAATCTGTCTATCCGTGGGATATGGTATGGATCGCCAAAAAAGAACTTTTTGATACACCCTTTTTTGGTTTACTTCTTAAACTTCCGGATAATATTCGCCTGGATCGTGAAGATAGAAAATCTCTGATACATCTTCTGAAAGAATCGAAAGAGAAAACCCAAAAAAAGACAATTGCGATTTTTCCGGAAGGAACCCGTGCCAGGGGTGACAAACTGCTTCCGTTCAAACCGGGAGCAAAAATTATAGCAGAAAAGCTGAAACTAAAAGTTCAACCTATTGTTATCGTTTGTGCAAGAAAACGTTTTGACAGTAAAACACTTGAACTCAATCCAGGCACCATCAAAGTGATCTATATGCCAAGCTTCTATCCAAATCCAAATGATGAGTGGTTCAAAGAGCTTCGAGTCAAAATGCAAGAAACAGTAGATAAAGAAAAATCTCGACTTTGCCCATAAATAGCTCATTAATTTTGATCTCCGATCTCTATAATCCTATCACTGCACCATTTTGCCAAATCGAGATCATGCGTAATCAATAAAATACCCACTCGATCGAGAAATTGCAAAAGCGTTTTCATGACTTTAAGTTGCGTAACATTATCCAAAGCACTTGTCGGTTCGTCGGCAAGTAACAGTTTCGGTTTCATCTGCACTGCTCTGAGGATGGAACATCGCTGTAACTGCCCGCCTGATACTTCATGAGGATATTTATATAAAATCTCTTGTTCAATATCCATGCTTTTTGCCAACTCTTCCAGACCTTCCAGTGAAGCTACATCTTTAATTTGTTCGATAATGGTATAAGTAGGATGGAAAGAACTGTAGGGGTCTTGGAATATTGTCGACAGTTTCTGAGCCTGAATACTCCCACTCCATGGTTTTAAAAAACCGCTAATCAGTTCAAAAAGTGTACTCTTTCCAATCCCGCTTGGCCCCACTATTGCAACTACTTCACCTTTATGAACTGTGATTGAAAAATTGGTAAAAAGTGGCTTACTTTTGGTATAACCAAAAGTAAGATTCACAATTTCTAAAACTTTTTCCATGAGCCATTCAGGCTTTTTTGACAAATTCGCTTTTTAACTTCATTGCACCAAAACCAGGAATTTTACAATCGATGTTGTGATCACCCTCGCAAAGTCTGATATTTTTTACCTTCGTACCGGCTTTGACAGAACCACTGGCTCCTTTTACCTTCAAATCTTTCATCACTACAATCGTATCACCATCTTGCAAAATATTGCCATGCGCGTCTTTGACAATGAGTCCCTCCTCTTTGTATTCTTTGTCAAATTCGAATCCACACTCAGGACAAATAAAGAGTTCTCCATCTTCATAGACATATGCACTCTGACATTTTGGACAGTTTGGTATATTCATACAATCTCCTTCAATTTAGTTTTTCTATTTTACTAAGATTCTTGAGAAGAAAATAGTAATTTTTTATTGTTGCACACTTTTATACCTCTTTACATCTTCTCTCCGTAACGCAATATCTCATGCATTATCCCATCAAAAGGGAGAACTTTCATAACACCCCCTCTCAAATAGGCTTCCTTAGGCATGCCATACACTGTAGAACTCTTTTCATCTTGGGCAATCGTCACCGCTCCCGCCTTTTTCAGTTCAACCATTCCCGAAGCTCCATCATTTCCGATGCCAGTCAGCAGTACAGCCAATATATTTTCGGGATCAAAAACATTTTTTGCACTCAAAAACATCTCATCCACACTGGGGATGAAAACCTCATTTTCTCTTTTGTCTTGCAACCGTATCACAATAGCATCCTTGTTCTTTTCAAAACACATATGCTGGCCGCTCTTTGCTATATACATCGTTCCTGATTGTAATTTCATACCTTCTACCGCTTCTAAAACCTGTATTGCGCTGTGTTCATTCAATCTTTTTGCAAAAGAAGCGGAAAAATGCAAAGGAAAATGTACAACAACGCAGACTGGAAACGGATATTTTTTAGGCAATATCTTGGCAATTTTCTCTATAAGCTCGGGACCTCCTGTAGAAGCGCCAATGAGCACACACTTATGTGGTGTCATTGACGTATTTGGCCTTCACCGTAAATTTTATATTTGTATGTCGTTAAATCATTGATACCCATAGGACCTCTTGCATGAAGTTTGTTCGTTGAAATTCCGACTTCGGCTCCAAAACCAAATACACCACCATCAGTAAATCTTGTAGAAGCATTCACATAGACACATGCAGCATCTATTTCATTTAAAAATTTTTCAGCTGTAGAATAGTTCTCCGTCACGATCGCTTCGCTGTGTCCACTGCCATATTTCCTGATATGCTCTATCGCTTCATCCACCCCATCAACTACTTTTATTGAAAGGATATTTTCAAGATACTCTGTATGGTAATCATCCTCACTGGCCATTTCAATATCGGGCAGTACTTCTTTTGTTAATGTACACCCCTTGAGTGTCGTCATATGAGGCTTAAATGCATCATAAAGCTTCAAAAGTATCTCATCTTTAATAGCATAATCTACCAAAAGAGTCTCCATAGCATTGCACACTCCTGGTCGTTGTACCTTGGCATTCACTGCGATAGCTATGGCTTTCTCAAAATCAGCATCTTTGTCAATGTATGTATGGCATAATCCTTTATCGTGTTTTACCACAGGTACAGTTGCATTTTCGCTTACATATCGAATAAGACCTTCTCCTCCCCTTGGGATAATAAGATCAACATATTTATCCATCTTGATCAATGTATCAACACCCTCTCTGCTGTAATCTGGAAGGAGTGAAACAAGCTCTTTTGGAAGATCGTTTGATTCAAGAACCTCTTGAATAATTTCTGCTATTGCTTCATTGGAGTTCTGTGCCTCTTTCCCTCCTTTCAATATAGAAACATTACCGGACTTGAAACACAAAGCTGCAGCGTCACTGGTCACATTTGGCCTAGACTCGTAAATGATTCCTATTACTCCTATCGGAATGGAGACCTTCTCGATTCGAAGACCATTATCCAAAACCCATCCATCTAGGACTCTTCCTACAGGTTCTTTGAGCATCGCGATTTCCCGAACCGACTCTGCCATGGCTTGGACTCTCTTTTCATCCAAGAAAAGTCTGTCGATCAAGGCACTAGAGAGATTCATTTTTTCAGCAAGTGCCATATCTTTTTGATTTGCAGCCAATATTCTATTACTGTTTTTTTCAAGCTGGTCGGCAATTTGCATCAATACAGATTTCTTTTTTGCCCCATCAATTCGGAGGAGCTCAGCTGCAGATGCTTTTGCCTTTTTCAAAAAATTTTCCATAATCCCTCCTTAAGCAAGCACCTTCTGTATTTTTGAATATTCTAGCAAGGTTTGGGCATACTCTTTATCAACTGTTCCATCAATTTTTACAATATCTCTTGCTACAAAAAGCGCTCTTTCGTTTGTTTTTTGCCCTGTTTTGAACTGTTTCAACAATGTAATCATCTCAACACTGAAATTCCATTTTTCGAACATGACAACAGCAACCTCAATAGAATCATCACCGATTCGTTCTTTTTCTATAGTATCCAACACATTTAACCGTTCCGGGTCTGATATCGGTTCTATTTTATGTTCTAAGGCATAATTTGATAGCACAATTTTTGAAACATCGCACAAAAATGCGGTGGTCGCAACTAAAAATTTATCCTTTTTGACCGGAACAAGCTCTTTTGCAATATTGCTTTTCAATACAGACATTTTCATAAATTGATTTGCATTGATACCATAGAAATCAAGATTAAACTGCAGCATATGTTCTACTGTCGATGCAAGGGCAAATTCGATGATTTGATCAAGACCAAATAGAACTACTGCTTGTCTAATATCGTGAATTTCTCTTGGAAATCCGTAATAT
This region of Nitratiruptor sp. YY08-10 genomic DNA includes:
- a CDS encoding S41 family peptidase; protein product: MKKSKSFYAGLCVALLLSTSSMLAKSSYDDNLTAKLQAVAKFTKVVNTVERYYVDPLNIEEIINKAIAGLLSNLDAHSAYLDKKHYKELQIQTRGEFGGLGITVGMRDGALTVIAPLEGTPADKAGLKAGDIILKINDKSTLDMTLDEAVNLMRGKPGTKIKLTIFRKGAAKPFVVEITRAIIKVQSVYAKHIIKPEYLYLRITNFDKKVVHDVKKHLKANPQTKGIVIDLRNNPGGLLDQAVGLSDLFIDKGVIVSQKGRIQSENRVYKAHSAGTIKNIPIVVLVNGGSASASEIVSGALQDHHRAVIVGEKTFGKGSVQVILPIDKDEAIKLTIARYYLPSGRTIQAKGITPDVTVYPGKVEKKEDEFMIKEAELKAHLKSELEKIEGKKPKKETKKEQKNLIDEKALYDDAQLKEGYDILKALIIAKEHR
- a CDS encoding glutamate-5-semialdehyde dehydrogenase, which translates into the protein MENFLKKAKASAAELLRIDGAKKKSVLMQIADQLEKNSNRILAANQKDMALAEKMNLSSALIDRLFLDEKRVQAMAESVREIAMLKEPVGRVLDGWVLDNGLRIEKVSIPIGVIGIIYESRPNVTSDAAALCFKSGNVSILKGGKEAQNSNEAIAEIIQEVLESNDLPKELVSLLPDYSREGVDTLIKMDKYVDLIIPRGGEGLIRYVSENATVPVVKHDKGLCHTYIDKDADFEKAIAIAVNAKVQRPGVCNAMETLLVDYAIKDEILLKLYDAFKPHMTTLKGCTLTKEVLPDIEMASEDDYHTEYLENILSIKVVDGVDEAIEHIRKYGSGHSEAIVTENYSTAEKFLNEIDAACVYVNASTRFTDGGVFGFGAEVGISTNKLHARGPMGINDLTTYKYKIYGEGQIRQ
- a CDS encoding ATP-dependent Clp protease ATP-binding subunit; its protein translation is MSNIFEKLTHKMTETLDSAVSLALHNKNPEVDVVHVLWALLTDSGSILNQALNKMGVDKTPMELEVKSVADRLPKVSSITKESIKISRNLAESLQKAEGLMVRNGDQYLAVDTWIEANTDDPVFKEVLGKYVDLFELKKTLESIRGGKKIESQTADETLEALEKYGIDLTKKAAEGELDPVIGRDEEIHRVMQILIRKTKNNPILLGEPGVGKTAIVEGLAQRIINHEVPLSLQNKRVIALDMTSLVAGAKYRGEFEDRLKAVIDEVKNAGNIILFIDEIHTIVGAGASEGSMDAANILKPALARGELHTIGATTLKEYRKYFEKDAALQRRFQPVKVEEPSINEALQILRGLRERLEAHHNVQILDSALVAAVKLSSRYITDRYLPDKAIDLIDEAAAELKMQIESEPFELSKVKREIQQLLVEKEALLMEKSKKNEERLAEIEKELADLEEKKRALESQFETEKKIFKEIAEIKEKIERLKAEAEKAKREGDYNKAAEIEYGQIPQMEQKLAELNEQWNRMQEAGTLLKNAVDEEMIAKIVSKWTGIPVTKMLQSEKEKILHVEDELKKYVVGQDAAIKAVARAIKRNKAGLSDTNRPIGSFMFLGPTGVGKTETAKTLARFLFDTEKSLIRIDMSEYMEKHAVSRLVGAPPGYVGYEEGGQLTEAVRRKPYSVVLFDEIEKAHPDVFNILLQVLDDGRLTDNKGVTVDFRNTIIIMTSNIASDKIMEFKDPEDREKAVKDELKRYFKPEFLNRLDDIVIFNPLGEQEIVKIVDIMFARIQEKLKERDIKIELTESAKKLVAKAGFDPVYGARPLKRALYEIVEDTLAELILEDKVKEGDNVKFDAEGDQVVVYVNGQRV
- the purS gene encoding phosphoribosylformylglycinamidine synthase subunit PurS; the encoded protein is MKAVVNIYLKEGVLDPQGKAVHHALQQLGFQNVEDVRVGKQIVLQLSGAMSEEEAKKEVEQMCEKLLANTVIEDYNIEIVR
- a CDS encoding CheB methylesterase domain-containing protein produces the protein MTPHKCVLIGASTGGPELIEKIAKILPKKYPFPVCVVVHFPLHFSASFAKRLNEHSAIQVLEAVEGMKLQSGTMYIAKSGQHMCFEKNKDAIVIRLQDKRENEVFIPSVDEMFLSAKNVFDPENILAVLLTGIGNDGASGMVELKKAGAVTIAQDEKSSTVYGMPKEAYLRGGVMKVLPFDGIMHEILRYGEKM
- a CDS encoding HDOD domain-containing protein; this translates as MIEEILQKIEQLPPIPNVVTELQNLYYSDMYNASDIEQVINKDPNLVVDILKTANSPYYGFPREIHDIRQAVVLFGLDQIIEFALASTVEHMLQFNLDFYGINANQFMKMSVLKSNIAKELVPVKKDKFLVATTAFLCDVSKIVLSNYALEHKIEPISDPERLNVLDTIEKERIGDDSIEVAVVMFEKWNFSVEMITLLKQFKTGQKTNERALFVARDIVKIDGTVDKEYAQTLLEYSKIQKVLA
- the purQ gene encoding phosphoribosylformylglycinamidine synthase I — translated: MKVAIIRFPGTNCEFDTDYAFSRIGAQTHIVWHKNDALPKNSDLVVLPGGFSYGDYLRSGAIARFSPIMKAVVEFVKRGGYVLGICNGFQILLESHLLPGAMKRNENLHFISKFQHIKVIENNNAFLKKLKKGDILNIPIAHAEGNYYVEPERLKRMYDNQQVLLQYCDKDGNYDNPNGSIDAIAGICNETKNVFGLMPHPERACEKILGSDDGIKMIEGFLH
- the purC gene encoding phosphoribosylaminoimidazolesuccinocarboxamide synthase is translated as MKKTQLLYEGKAKKIWKTDDENLLIAEFKDSLTAFDAQKKSEEAGKGALNCKISANLFKLLEEQGIKTHFVECISENEMVIKKAEMIMIEVVVRNIATGSLTKRLGIADGTKLPFALVEFYYKNDALHDPLINDEHALILELVEHESELEELKRLGREINVVLKSFFDKANLNLVDFKVEFGKDSEGNIILADEISPDSCRFWDKTSGEKLDKDLFRHDLGNVKVAYEEVLNRITKVMQ
- a CDS encoding zinc ribbon domain-containing protein YjdM, with amino-acid sequence MNIPNCPKCQSAYVYEDGELFICPECGFEFDKEYKEEGLIVKDAHGNILQDGDTIVVMKDLKVKGASGSVKAGTKVKNIRLCEGDHNIDCKIPGFGAMKLKSEFVKKA
- a CDS encoding ABC transporter ATP-binding protein, whose protein sequence is MEKVLEIVNLTFGYTKSKPLFTNFSITVHKGEVVAIVGPSGIGKSTLFELISGFLKPWSGSIQAQKLSTIFQDPYSSFHPTYTIIEQIKDVASLEGLEELAKSMDIEQEILYKYPHEVSGGQLQRCSILRAVQMKPKLLLADEPTSALDNVTQLKVMKTLLQFLDRVGILLITHDLDLAKWCSDRIIEIGDQN
- a CDS encoding 1-acyl-sn-glycerol-3-phosphate acyltransferase, which gives rise to MIFAKIRGLYAAFVIVILVTLNIFTFLIFPKKQYKSIKRFYTKAILFLLGIHVITEGKPDPEAKMIIMNHSSLIDIPVIESVYPWDMVWIAKKELFDTPFFGLLLKLPDNIRLDREDRKSLIHLLKESKEKTQKKTIAIFPEGTRARGDKLLPFKPGAKIIAEKLKLKVQPIVIVCARKRFDSKTLELNPGTIKVIYMPSFYPNPNDEWFKELRVKMQETVDKEKSRLCP